DNA from Mesorhizobium sp. B2-1-1:
GCCTGTGCCGATGTGCTTGAGACGGAAGGCTATCAAGTCACGCGCGTCGATGTCGGGCGCGACGTCGGCTCCGTGCTTGCCGATCTCAGGCCCGATGTCGCCTTCAATGCGCTGCATGGTCCTTTTGGCGAGGACGGCACCATTCAGGGCATTCTCGAATATCTCGGCATTCCCTACACCCATTCCGGCGTGCTCGCCTCGGCGCTTGCGATGAACAAGGAGCAGTCGAAGAAAGTCGTGAAATTGGCCGGTGTCCCCGTCGCCGAATCGAAGGTCGCCAATCGCTTCGCCATTCAGAACAACCATCCGATGAAGCCGCCTTATGTGGTGAAGCCGGTCAATGAGGGGTCGAGCTTCGGCGTCGTGATCGTGCATGAGGGGCAGTCGCATCCGCCGCAGGTCATCGGCTCGTCCGAGTGGAAATATGGCGATACCGTCATGGTCGAGCGTTACATCCATGGGCGCGAGCTGACCTGTGCCGTCATGGGCGACGTGGCGCTTGGCGTCTGCGAGATCATCCCGACGGGCCATTCGTTCTATGACTACGATTCAAAATATGTCGCGGGCGGATCAAAACACGAATGCCCCGCAAAAGTTTCACCGAATATTTACCAAAAAATACAGACACTGGCGCTCAAGGCTCACCAAGCTGTCGGCTGTCGGGGCGTTTCCCGGTCGGACTTCCGTTATGACGATCGTCACTCCGAAAATGGCGAGGTTGTATGGCTCGAGGTCAATACCCAGCCGGGCATGACGCCGACGTCTCTGGTGCCTGAAATCGCCGCCCAGGCAGGGCATTCGTTCGGCGATCTGTTGAGTTGGATGGTGGAGGACGCTTCGTGTCTGCGTTGAAATGGGGGCAGGGCAAGGGGAAGGGCGTGGCCGGGCCGGCGCTGTTCAGCCTGCCATTGTCGTTCGACCATTTCGTGCTGCCGCGCGTGCTTCGCCGCCCGGTGCGTATCCTGGCGCGTCTGGGCGAGGGCGAATTCCAGGCGCCGCGCTTCTCCGCCGCGATCATGTCGGCAGTGCTCATTGCTTCGAGCGGCGCCTATGGCGCCTATCTCGGCGGTCATGCCGACGGCATCGTCCAGAGCATCACTGCCCGGACCGGCTTTGCCGTCGACCAGGTCAAGGTGGTCGGCAATCGCCAGACGTCCGAGATCGATATTCTCGACAGGCTCGAGCTCGATGGCTGGACGTCGCTGATCGGCTTCGATGCCGAGGCGGCGCGGGAA
Protein-coding regions in this window:
- a CDS encoding D-alanine--D-alanine ligase — translated: MKNKHVAVLLGGFSSERPVSLSSGKACADVLETEGYQVTRVDVGRDVGSVLADLRPDVAFNALHGPFGEDGTIQGILEYLGIPYTHSGVLASALAMNKEQSKKVVKLAGVPVAESKVANRFAIQNNHPMKPPYVVKPVNEGSSFGVVIVHEGQSHPPQVIGSSEWKYGDTVMVERYIHGRELTCAVMGDVALGVCEIIPTGHSFYDYDSKYVAGGSKHECPAKVSPNIYQKIQTLALKAHQAVGCRGVSRSDFRYDDRHSENGEVVWLEVNTQPGMTPTSLVPEIAAQAGHSFGDLLSWMVEDASCLR